From the genome of Candidatus Deferrimicrobium borealis:
TCGATCCCGCAAGGAGCCGCATGCTGTTTCCAACGACGAGGAGCGACACCCCCATGTCCGCAGCGACGCCCATCCAAAGGGTGACGAACCCCAAGGGGGCGAGAACGAGAAAGACCGCCTTGGACGCCAGGGAAAAGACGACGTTGAACCGGATGATCCGGAGCATTCTGCGCCCCAGGCGGACGGCGAAGGGAATCTTGCGCAGGTCGTCCCCCATGAGAACGACATCCCCCGCCTCAAGCGCCACGTCGGTCCCGGCCGCCCCCATGACCACCCCCACGGTGGCCATGGCCAGGGCGGGGGCGTCGTTGATCCCGTCGCCCACCATGGCGACCTTCTTCCCTTTCTCCACGACTCCCCGAACGAGCGCGATCTTTTCTTCCGGAAGAAGCCCCGCGTGCACCGCATCCATGGGAAGCAGGGAGGCGACGGCCTTTCCGGTCTCCGGGTTGTCTCCGGTCAGCATCGCCAATTCGGTCGCACCGAGATCGCGCAGTTCCCCGAGAGCGTCCACGGCCTCCTTCCGGACAGAATCCTGAATGGCGATCATCCCGAACGCCTTTTCTTCGGTTCCGACGACGACCACGGTGGCTCCTCTCCCCTCCCACCCCTTCAACGCCTCCAGGTCCGGACCGGCGATCCCCGAAGTTCCGTTGAAAAAGGAGGGGTTGCCCACGAGGCAGATCTCTCCGTTCACCCGCCCTTTGATCCCCATGCCGGGCACGGCCTGCACATCGGTCGCCGCCGGGGGCTGGATCCCCCTGTTTCTCGCGACATCCAGAATGGCTTCGGCGAGGGGGTGCTCGGATCGGGATTCGATCGCCGCGGCCAGTCGAAGGACCTCCTGCTCCGATCGGCCGCGAAAGGACCGGACGGCAACGACTTCGGGCTTGCCGAGGGTCAGTGTCCCGGTCTTGTCGAAAAAGAAGGTGCGGATTCGTCCCAGCTCCTCGAGGTATGCCCCGCCTTTGAAGAGGATCCCCTCCCGTGCAGCTCGCGTGAGCCCGCAGACGATGGAAACGGGCGTCGAGATCACAAGGGCACAGGGGCAGGCGATCACCAGGACCACAAGCCCCCGGTAAAACCAGGTGGAAAAGGGCTGGCCGAACAGGACCGGAGGCAAGACGACCAGAGCCAGGGCAAACGCGATCATCGCGGGGGTGTAGTATCGCGCGAACCGGTCGATGAACGCCTGGCTGCGGGCACGCTGGGCCTGGGCGTTCTCCACGAGGTGGATGATCCTCGCCAGCGAACTGTCGGAGGCGAGCCGGGTGACCCGGATTTCAAGCGTTCCCTGCCCGTTCAGGCTTCCCGCCAGGACGGGAGAGCCGGGGGCCTTTGATACAGGGACCGACTCCCCCGTGATCGGTGCCTGGTTGACGAAGGAAGTTCCTCCCATAACGACTCCATCCACCGGAATCCGTTCGCCCGGCCGGAGAAGGACAAGGTCTCCCACCGCGATCCGTTCGACGGGAAGCCGGACCTCTCCGCCCTGCCTGATTACGGTGGCCTCCTTGGGGGAAAGGTCGAGGAGGCGTCGGATCGCGTTGCGGGCGCGGTCCATGCTCCTGGCCTCCAGCAGTTGGGCCAACGAAAAGAGGAACATCGTCGATCCCGCCTCCGCCCACTCCCCGATCAGGAGGGCGCCGACCGCGGCGACGGTCATCAGCGTGTTCATCTCCAGCTGGCGGTGCCTCACGGCCTGCCACGCCCGGCGGGAGACGTACCATCCCCCCGCAACCGCCGCCAGGAGAAGGAACGGCTGCGCCGCGGAAAGCCGGCCGATCAGAAGTTGCAGGACCAGCCCGACAACCAGCGATCCCCCCGAGAGGGAGGTTGCGACAAGTCGTCCGTGCCGCTCCCAAAATGGAACGTCTTCCTGTCGACGATCCTCGACGTTCGCCCGGAATCCCGCTTCGTCGATCGCCTGCACGATGCGCTCGGCGGATACGGCGTGCGGGTCGAACTCCACGGTGAGCGTGGAATCGGAATAGGAAGGAACCGCCCGGCCGACTCCGGGAAGGCTCGAAAGGGCGGAAAGGATCGGTCCGGATTCGTGGGCGCAATCCATCCCCTCGACCCGGAAGACCCGGCGCGACGCCATGGTGCAGACGTCCCCGCAGGAGCATGCCGGAGTCTCTTGGACCGTTACGCCTTTCATGCGAACCTCCTTATTGACCCTATCAATTCAATGTATGAGCATACGTTCATGCATGACGGTAAAAAAACCGGTTACGCAATCACTTCCCGAACGTTTCCTTCCCGGACATGGCGCAA
Proteins encoded in this window:
- a CDS encoding cation-translocating P-type ATPase, with protein sequence MKGVTVQETPACSCGDVCTMASRRVFRVEGMDCAHESGPILSALSSLPGVGRAVPSYSDSTLTVEFDPHAVSAERIVQAIDEAGFRANVEDRRQEDVPFWERHGRLVATSLSGGSLVVGLVLQLLIGRLSAAQPFLLLAAVAGGWYVSRRAWQAVRHRQLEMNTLMTVAAVGALLIGEWAEAGSTMFLFSLAQLLEARSMDRARNAIRRLLDLSPKEATVIRQGGEVRLPVERIAVGDLVLLRPGERIPVDGVVMGGTSFVNQAPITGESVPVSKAPGSPVLAGSLNGQGTLEIRVTRLASDSSLARIIHLVENAQAQRARSQAFIDRFARYYTPAMIAFALALVVLPPVLFGQPFSTWFYRGLVVLVIACPCALVISTPVSIVCGLTRAAREGILFKGGAYLEELGRIRTFFFDKTGTLTLGKPEVVAVRSFRGRSEQEVLRLAAAIESRSEHPLAEAILDVARNRGIQPPAATDVQAVPGMGIKGRVNGEICLVGNPSFFNGTSGIAGPDLEALKGWEGRGATVVVVGTEEKAFGMIAIQDSVRKEAVDALGELRDLGATELAMLTGDNPETGKAVASLLPMDAVHAGLLPEEKIALVRGVVEKGKKVAMVGDGINDAPALAMATVGVVMGAAGTDVALEAGDVVLMGDDLRKIPFAVRLGRRMLRIIRFNVVFSLASKAVFLVLAPLGFVTLWMGVAADMGVSLLVVGNSMRLLAGSNGSGTNQVR